The following DNA comes from Vicinamibacterales bacterium.
GCCCTGCTCGACCCGATTCGGTCGGCTGTTCGTCGAAGCCCGCCTCCTCCACCGTCGCGCCGATCATCAGACCGGGCCCGTGCTCGCGCGGGACGATGTAGCAATCAGGGCCCCAGAGAATCGCAGGCGATCTGACGGATCGCTGGGTCGTCTCGAGCAAGCCGTGATGGAGCAGCAGCTGCCCGCGCACGGGCCTGAGCGGTGGCGTGCGCACACCGCGGATCCGGTTCAGCCACGCACCTGCAGTCAGGACGACGGCGTCGCTCGAGAGCGCGTCGCGTCCGGGTCCAAGGTCGATCGTGAAGCGCTGTCCCCGCCGTTCAATCCGCTCGACGCGCGCCGCGACGAACGTCGAGCCGTGACGCGCCGCCGAACCGGCGAGGGCCTCCACGAGCTGCCGCGCGTCGACATAGCCGTGCCGGTCGTCGCGGAGCGCGCCCGCCGTCGGCGCGAGATCCGGTACCAGACGTGCGACGCCGGCCGCCGGCATCCACTCCCCGTGACCGCTGCGCATCGCCTCGGCGCGCTCTTCGGTCAACGCGATCTCGAGCGTCGGAATCCGGCGATACTCGATGGCGGCTCCCTCCGCCCGCAGGCCGCCGATCCACTCGTCGTAGAGATCGAGACTGCGCACGCATAGATCGAGCATCGGTCCGCCGGCGTGCGCTTCCACATACGGCGCGAGCATCCCGGCCGACGCCTGCGTCGCGCCGCCGCCGGCGGGTCGCGGATCGACGAGCGTGCACGCCACACCGCGCGCCGACAGCTCGCGCGCGATCGCGCAGCCGATAATCCCCGCTCCTGCGACAACGACCGACCGATTCACGACCTACACGCTCACTCGGGGACACCGATGAAGAACATTCACAAGGGAGCAGGAGACCTGACTCCCTCTGGGGACTTTCCGACTAGTCGAAGCGGGTGATCGTCGCCTCGAGCTGGCGCACGCCGTCACTCGCGCGGTGCCACTGCACGAGGATGGGGCTCTGGTAGCGGCCGTCGGCGATCACGCCGTGGCCGTCGCTCTCGCGGACGCGAAGGTTGACGGTGCGCTTCATCCGCAGGAAGCGCCCCGCCGGAACGGCGATCGCCCGTGCGAAGAGACGCTCGAGCAGCGACTCGCGCAGCCCGGTGGCGTCGAGCACCCGGTTGAGCGCGCGCACCATGTCGTACTTGGCGTAGTCGAGCGCTTTCGCCGGAATCGCCCGCGGGTGCGCCCACATGTGGCGCCCCTTCTCCGCGGCGAAACGGAGCGGGTTGCGCAGCACGTGCGCCAGATCGTGGCGCATCAGCAGCGTCTCGTATTCGTTGACCGTCAGGCCGGCCTGCCGTTCGCCGCCGGCGAGGTCGAGGCGGACCCGCCCGCTCGTCACCCCGTACATCTTCACGAGCTCGACGATCTGCTCGTAGATCCCGAGCTTTGGATCCTTCAGGTTCACCGAATCGACCGGGTGATTCGACACCGGCACAGCGATGCGGACTTTGGCGACTTCGGCTTCGCGCGTGAAGCCGACGATGCTGGTGAGCCGGCGGCGGGGACGGCCGTCGGTGACTCCGTCCAGGTCCACGAAGCACACCGGTTCCATCGGCCGATTCACGTAGCTCACGCAGGTGCTGAGGCCGGCCGCCATGAAGGCGAGGTGCGAATCCGCGTTCCTCGGCTCGATCGCGCGTTCCTCGGTGGTCAGGTCCTTGCGGCGATCGAGCTGATCGTGCTCGTATCCGGCGCCTTCCGGGAACATCGCCCTGAACACTTCGACGTACGGGGCAACGGTGTCCTTGCCGCGCGTCAACCTTGCCGCGAGGCTCTGTTCGAGATAGCCGGCGGTGGTGTGGAAGGAGTGATAGAGGTGCCGTGGGTATGTGTCGAGCAGGTCGCCATGCGTCGCCCGCAGCCGTTCGCGAACGTCGATGATGTCGAACCGGGCCCGCGGCGTGAGCTCGAGGGTGACCTCGACCGGGGTAGCTGGCATTCGAATCTACGTGGCGGTAGTGTAACGCAGATTAACTCTATATTGCAAAGTTTGCCGTCCTCTAACCTGTTGAGGTCATACCAGTTCAGACGACAGTGGGGGGCGGGTTGGCCAGCCATTTGCTACGCCGGAGCTCATGCTGGCGTCCCTCGGTGTCCCTATCGGCTGGATGGAGGTGATGAAACGCACCGGCAAGGAGGCCGTGGCGGACGACATCTTCGATCTGGCAGCTCAACAGGCCTATTACTTTTTCTTCGCGCTGTTCCCGGCCCTGCTCTTCGTCATCGCGATCGCCAGCTTCTTCCCCTTGCTGACCCTCGTCGACGAGGTCGTCACGATGCTGTCGCGTTTCGCGCCGCAGGCGGTGATCGACATCATCACTGCCGCCATGACGTCCCTGTCGAAGCAGAACAGCGGCGGCATTCTCACGCTCGGGTTCCTGGTGACGATCTGGTCGAGTTCGGGCGCGATGGTGTCGATCATCACGACGCTCAACACCTGTTACGACGTCACCGAATCGCGGCCGTGGTGGAAGACCCGCCTGACCGCGATCGGACTCACGATCGCCCTCGCGATGTTCATCCTGGTTTCGATGTTCCTGGTCATCGCGGGCCCCGCGCTGGCCGAGCATCTGGCGAACCGGATGCGTCTTGGACCGGCCTTCACATGGACGTGGTGGATCGTGCAGTGGCCGGTCGTGTTCCTGCTCGTGGCGACGGCGATCGCCAGCGTCTACTACTTCGCGCCCGACGTCGAACAGGACTGGGTGTGGATCACGCCCGGTTCGGTTGCCGCCACAGTCCTGTGGATCGCGGTCTCGACGGCGTTGAAGCTCTACTACAAGATGGTGCCGGATGCCAACGCCGCGTACGGCGCGATCGGCGGGATCATGGTGCTGATGCTGTGGTTCTACGGCTCGGGACTGGCGCTGCTGCTCGGCGCGGAGATGAACGCCGAAATCGAGCACGCGTCGCCGTACGGCAAGGACCCCGGCGAGCGCGTGCCCGGCGAGAAGAAAGTGGTGGGGCCGCGCGCGCAGCGTCTCTACTCAGAAAAACGGGCGAAGGGAGAGATCCCCGTCCCGCCAATCCCGGACGGCATGAACTGCGACCTCGATCACGCACCGCGCGCCGCCCGGCCCCGCCAAGCGCCGAGCGATCTGATCATCGGCACGATCGCGCTGGGGTCTGCCGTGCTCCTCGCTGCGAACAGACTGCGCAAGGGCCTGAGGTGAACCGGAGGATGGGGTGATCGATCTTCGAGATCATCCGATCACCCGATCACCCGATGATCATCACCGGCAGACAATCGTCGGCGGCGGCTCCCACGAGCCGGGACGAAGCTTCCCCCCAAACCCCCAATAGACAGGCTCCGCCTTGACGCAGTTGGGCGGCACCGGCAGGTGCGCGGTGAACAGGCCCTGGTCCGTCGCGACCGTGGCCTTCACCGTGGCGGCGCTGCCGCGGCGCGGCCCCACAGCCCCCACTCCGTACGGCGCGAACGGAACGTACACAGGCACGGCGACGGGATAGTAGATCGGCTGCGGCGCTGGATCGATGACGGCGGGCGTCGGCGCCGTGTCAGCAGACGCTGCGGCGGCATCCGGCATGGACGGGTCGATTTCGAAGGTGGCGGGCTCGGACGCGGCGGGCTCGCGCGCGGCGGACGGCGGCGGCGTCTCCCGCCCGCTCTTGATCATCGCGAGGATCACCGTATCGCTGATACCTGTCTCTTTCAGGTGCTTCAGCGTGGCGGTGTCGATGGCGAAGACCGATCGATCGACTTCGATCAGCGCCAGCAGGACCGAGTCGCCGAGCCCCGCTTTGGAGAGCTCGATGACGTCGCGAACGGTGATCGCGTCGGCGCGACCCGCGGTCAGGGCAAGGGCGGCTATACAGGCGAACAGGGTGCGTTGAAACACGGACGACCTCCCGCTACCTCTATAGTGCAGCCAAACCGGTCCGGGTTGGGCCTGACGTCGGCCGAGGACAGACTGTCCCCCCGTCATGGCGGATCGGCCTGCACAACCCTTAGAATATGCGGGGCTTTTCGGGGTACGGCCCTTGCTCGCCCCGGTTGCACAGGGAGTATTCCGCCATGTTCTCGAAACCGTTGGCGTTCGTCGTCCTCGCGCTCGGCTGTCTGACGGCGGCCGCGGGGGGGGCGTACGTGGCGACGCGCCATACCATGTCCGATCCGACGGGCCGGCCGGCCGCGGCGGCTCCGGCGGCGCTGGCGTCCTCGCCGTCGAGCCAGGCCGCGGTCCCCACCCAGGCGGTGGCTGAAACCGAGTCGGCGGTGACGAGCGCGAAGCCTGAGCGCACGCCGGGGGAGGCAAATCCCGCACAGCCCGCCGCGACCGTGGCACCCGTTCCGACGTCCGTGACTGCCGACGCCCCCGCTGCGGAGCCGGTTCCCGCGCCGCGGCCGGCGGCCCGAACCACTACGGCGTCCAAGGCGACGTCGGCCGGCAAGCCGGCGACGCAGCCCTCGCACGGGCCGGCCGCAACGCCGCATCAGGCGCAGCGGACCGCGCCGGTGACGGCCGCGAACGGGTCGGCCGCGCCACCGGATGCGACCACCCCTCCGGCCGCGGCGGCCGCGCCGCCGGCCAAGCCCGCGGAGGCGATCAAGCCGGTTGAGGATCCGCTACCCGAGCCTCCGCGGTCGCCGCAGTTCGAGGAGCTGATCCTCCCCGCCGCGTCGGTGATCGGGCTGCAGGTGGAAACGACCTTGTCGTCGGAACGTGCGCGCGTCGAGGATCGCGTCGACGCTCGCGTCTCGCGTGACGTGATGTCGAGCGGCCGCGTCGCGATTCCGGCCGGGTCGAGAGTGATCGGCTCCGTGACAACCGTCGAACGCGGCGGCAAGGTGAAGGATCAGGCGCGGCTCGGCATCCGCTTCCACACGCTGGTCCTCGCCGACGGCTCGCAGGTGCCGTTGCACACCGACGCCGTGTACCGCGTCGGCGAAGAGCCGTCGAACGGCAGCACGAAGAAGATCGGGGGGGCCGCGATCGGCGGCGCCATCATCGGCGCCATCCTTGGCGGCGGCAAAGGCGCCGCGATCGGCGGCGCGACCGGCGCGGCCGGCGGCACCGCCGCCGTCATGGCCGGCGACCGCAGCGCCGCCACGCTTCGCCAGGGGGAATACCTCAATGTGAAGCTCGCCGCGCCGGCGACGATCACCGTGGAGAGACGGGAATAAATTGGAAATGTGGAAATGTGAAAATGTGGAAATCTAGATTCCGGCACCTCCACATCCCCACATTTCCACATCTCCCCCGTGTCCGACTTCAGAGATAACGCCCGCTTCCTGTCCGACTGGATCGCGGCCTACCTCGACGATCCGTCCCGCTACCCGGTACTCGCTCGCGTCACGCCGGGGGACATCCGAGACGCGCTTCCCTCGCACGCGCCGGAGCACGGCGAAACGTTCGCGCAGATCTTCGCCGATTTCGAGCGGGTGCTCGTTCCCGGCCTCACCCACTGGAACCATCCGGGCTTCTTCGCCTACTTCGCGAGCAGCGCGAGCGAGCCTGGTGTGCTGGCCGAGTTCCTGTCGGCGGCGCTCAATCAGCAGGCGATGCTGTGGCGCACGTCGCCGGCCGCAACCGAGCTGGAAGAGGTCGCGCTCGGGTGGCTCCGTCGGCTCATCGGGCTCCCGGATGTCTTCGAGGGGGTCATCTACGACACCGCATCGATCTCGACGCTGCATGCGCTCGCGGCGGCGCGCGAGGCGGCGGTGCCGGATGTCCGCCGCGCCGGGCTCGCGGGTCGCGCCGATCTGAAAGGGGTGCGCGTCTACGCCTCGGAACAGGCGCACTCCTCCGTCGACAAGGCGGTGATTGCGCTCGGCCTCGGACACGACGCGCTCATCCGCATTTCAGTCGATGCCGCGTTCCGGATGGAACCGGCGCGGCTCGCCGATCGCCTTCGCGCCGACCGCGACGCGGGCCTGCTGCCGATCGCCGTGGTGGCCACGGTCGGGAGTACGTCCACCACGAGCGTCGACCCGGTCGCCGCGATCGCGGACATCTGCGCCGCGCACGGCGTGTGGCTGCATGTCGACGCGGCGTATGCGGGAGTCGCCGCGATGGTGCCGGGCTGGGAGTGGATCCTCGACGGCGCCGCGCGGGCCGACTCGCTCGTCGTCAACCCGCACAAGTGGCTGTTCACCCCGTTCGATCTCAGCGCGTTCTACTGCCGCCGCATGGACATGGTCCGCGCGGCGTTCTCGCTGACTCCCGAATATTTGAAGACGAGCGAAGGCGACGCCGGCGTCACGAATCTGATGGACACCGGCATCCAGCTCGGACGCCGCTTTCGCGCGCTGAAGCTGTGGATGATCCTCCGGCATTTCGGCGCGGCCGGCCTGCGCGCGCGAATCGCCGAGCACATGCGGCTGGCGCGACTCTTCGCATCATGGGTCGACGCCAGCGATACCTACGAGCTGGCCGCGCCGGTTCCCTTCAGTGTCGTCTGCTTCCGCATGCGGGGAACGCGCGGCGACGCCGATCACCAGCGCGTGCTCGACGCCGTCAACGCGTCCGGCGAAGTGTTTCTCTCGCACACCAAGCTCGATGGTCGCTTCGTGCTCCGTCTGGCGATCGGCCACCTGCTGACGGCCGAGTCGCATGTGCGTCGCGCCTGGGAACTGCTGAACTCCGCCGTCTGACGGCGTCCGCCCCCCACAGCTCCTTCACCTCAGCCGATCCGGCTCGGCACTGGCAGGGCATCACGCTTGCAATCTCCTCCCGCGGGACGTTATCTGGAGGAGAAATGTAATGTCAGTACGCAAGTGGCTACTTTCCGCAGCAGTCGTGACGGCCGCCTCCCTGGCGATGCCGGGAATCGCGTCGGCTGATTGGTTCATCACCCCGTTCGTCGGATGGAACGCGGGCGGCTCAGCCGATGTGAACGGCTCCGACGGCTCGACCCGAGCCAGCGAGTTCGAGCACAAGGCCGACTACGGCGTGTCGATCGCCGGAATGGGCAAGGGCATCATCGGCGCCGAATTCGACTTCGGCTACTCGCCGAACTTCTTCTCGACGACGACGGACGCGAATGGATTCGCGTTCAGCAGCGGCAACAACGTCGCCACGCTGACCGGCAACCTGATCGTGGGCGCGCCGGTGGGCGGCCACGGCGCGCAGATTCGTCCGTACGCGGTCGGCGGACTCGGCCTGATCCGCAGCAACGTGGGTGCGACCGGCTTCTTCGACGCGACGACGGCGAACGATTTCGGGTTCGACGTGGGCGCCGGCTTGGCGGGGTTCTTCACGCAGAACATCGGCTTGCGCGGCGATGTGCGCTACTTCCGATCGTTCAACGGCTCGAACAACGGCGTCGGCCTCAGCAACTTCCACTTCTGGCGCACGTCGATCGGAGTGTCGTTCAAGTTCTAACGTGAGGGAGGCTGAAGGTTCGGCTCTCGAGGCCGGTTCCGGAAAGCCGGAGCGTCGGGGCCCTAGCCTTCGGCCTCCACACGTTTCAGCCACTCGCGCGTTTCGTCCAGCGCCGCAGCGACCGCCTTCGGGTTCGTCGACTGCGGCGTCTGCTTTTTCTCGACCGACGCCATCGCGGTGATCGCCCCGCGCACGTCGTCGCCGAACAGCGCCGAATGCGATCGCCATTCGTCGAGCGAGAGATCCTCGAACGATCGGCGCTCGGTCACCAGCCGGCGCACCATCGCGCCGACGACTTCGTGGGCGTCCCGGAACGGCAGCCCTTTCGCGACGAGATAGTCGGCCACGTCGGTGGCGAGCAGCAGGCCTGAGGCGGCCCGCCCGGTGACTACCGGGTTCGGCGTCAGGCCGTCGACGACCGAGGCCGTCGCGCGAAGACAGGCGAGCCAGGTGTCCTCGGCGTCGAACAGCGCTTCCTTGTCTTCCTGCAGATCTTTGTTATAGCCGGCCGCGAGACCCTTCATCGAAACCAGCCAGCCGGTGAGGTGGCCGATGACACGGCCGCTCTTGCCTCGGACGAGTTCGAGGGGATCGGGATTCTTCTTCTGCGGCATCAGGCTGCTGCCCGTCGCCGCCCGATCGTCGAGCTCGAAGAAGCCGAATTCCTCGGACGTGAAGAGGATGAAATCTTCGGCGATCCGGCTGAGATGCACCATGCCGACCGACGCGGCATGCAGGAACCCGGCGACGAAATCGCGGTCGCCGCTGACGTCCATGCTGTTGCGGGCGAGGCGCGAGAAACCGAGGTCGCGGGCCAGCGCGGCCACGTCGATCGGGTAGGCGGTGCCGGCGATCGCGCCGGAGCCGAGCGGCAGTTCGTCGACCTCTCCGAGCACCGCGGTCAGCCGCGCGGCGTCGCGGCGGAGCGCGGCGGCGTGCGAGAGCAGGAAGTGCGCGACGAGCACCGGCTGCGCGCGACGCAGATGGGTGTACGACGGCATCAGCGCGTCGCCGGCGCGGTCGGCGAGCGCCACGAGCGACCGCACCAGCCCCGCGATCCCCGCCAGGATGGACGGGACGCGTCGCTTCACATACAGACGCAGATCGACGGCGACCTGCTCGTTGCGCGAGCGGCCCGTGTGCAGCCGCCGCCCCGCCTCGCCGACCAGCGCGACCAGCTCGCGCTCGACGAATGCGTGCACGTCTTCGTCGCCGTGCGCGTCGCTGACGAAGCCGGGATCGGTCGCGCCGCGCGCGAGGATCGACCGCAGCCCGCCGTCGATCGCGGCCGCGGCGTCGGGCGAGAGGACACCGGCCCGCGCCAGCGCATTCGCCCAGGCGAGGCTGCCCCGCACGTCGTCCTGGAACAGGCGGCGGTCGAAGCGGAAAGACGCGCCGAATGCGAACAGCTCAGCGTCGGGATCGCCGGCGAAACGTCCGGACCAGAGATGCGCCATCAGTGAACGGATCCTTCCGAGGCTGGCGGTGACGCCGCCGCTGCGCGCGCGGCGTGCGGAGGCGGGACGGTGGAGAGGGGGTTGTCGGCCTCGATCGCCAGCGGCGAGCGGCGACCGACCACCCGGCAATCGCCCTTGAACAACTTGAGGCGGACGGCGCCGGTAACGCGGGGCTGGACGGTGCGCATGAACGCGTCGATCGCTTCGCGGGTCGGCGAAAACCAGCGGCCGGTGTACGCAAGATCGGCGTAGGCGCGTCCGAGATCGTGGCCGAGCCGCTCGAGGTCGCGCGGCACTACGAGCTTCTCGAGCTCGCTGTGCGCAGTGTGCAGGAGGACGGCAGCCGGCGCTTCGTAGATCTCGCGCGACTTGCCGCCGGCCGCCGCGTTCTCGACCATGTCGATCCGGCCGACGCCATGCGCGCCGGCGATCGTCTCCAGGCTCTCGATCAGCTCGACGAGCGGCATCTCGACGCCGTTGGCGCGCAGCGGCACCCCCTGCTCGAACTCGATCTCGACGTAGGCCGGTTCGTCGGGACAGTCGCGCGGTGCGCGAGTCAGCGTATAGACGTCTTCCGGAGACTCCTGCCACGGATCCTCGAGCACGCCGCGCTCGATCGAGCGTCCCCAGAGGTTCGTGTCGACGGTGTACGGACTGTCGATGTGCGCGGGGATCGGAATGCGGCGCGCCCGGGCATAGTCGATGAGCTGCTCGCGCGTCATCCCCCAGATGCGCGCCGGCGCCAGTACCGTCATCGAGGGATCGAGCGCGCGCACCCCAAGTTCGATGCGCAGCTCGTCGTTCGCTTGGCCGTTGCAGCCGTGGGCGATGATCGTGCTGCCCTCCATGCGGGCGACCTCGACGAGCTTGCGCGCCAGCAGCGGCCGGCTGAGCGCCGTCGCCAGCGGGTAGCGGTCCTCGTACAGCGCGCCCGCCTGCAGCGCCGGCAGGATGTAGTCCGCCGCGAACTCGTCGCGGACGTCGAGCACATGCGCGCGCGCCGCCC
Coding sequences within:
- the thiO gene encoding glycine oxidase ThiO, translated to MNRSVVVAGAGIIGCAIARELSARGVACTLVDPRPAGGGATQASAGMLAPYVEAHAGGPMLDLCVRSLDLYDEWIGGLRAEGAAIEYRRIPTLEIALTEERAEAMRSGHGEWMPAAGVARLVPDLAPTAGALRDDRHGYVDARQLVEALAGSAARHGSTFVAARVERIERRGQRFTIDLGPGRDALSSDAVVLTAGAWLNRIRGVRTPPLRPVRGQLLLHHGLLETTQRSVRSPAILWGPDCYIVPREHGPGLMIGATVEEAGFDEQPTESGRAGLLDAACALLPTLARDGVESVRVGLRPATPDELPVLGDDASEPGVFHASGHYRNGILLSPITATLMADLIADGRRDPALGHFSITRFV
- a CDS encoding YihY/virulence factor BrkB family protein, translated to MKRTGKEAVADDIFDLAAQQAYYFFFALFPALLFVIAIASFFPLLTLVDEVVTMLSRFAPQAVIDIITAAMTSLSKQNSGGILTLGFLVTIWSSSGAMVSIITTLNTCYDVTESRPWWKTRLTAIGLTIALAMFILVSMFLVIAGPALAEHLANRMRLGPAFTWTWWIVQWPVVFLLVATAIASVYYFAPDVEQDWVWITPGSVAATVLWIAVSTALKLYYKMVPDANAAYGAIGGIMVLMLWFYGSGLALLLGAEMNAEIEHASPYGKDPGERVPGEKKVVGPRAQRLYSEKRAKGEIPVPPIPDGMNCDLDHAPRAARPRQAPSDLIIGTIALGSAVLLAANRLRKGLR
- a CDS encoding TrbI/VirB10 family protein, which translates into the protein MFSKPLAFVVLALGCLTAAAGGAYVATRHTMSDPTGRPAAAAPAALASSPSSQAAVPTQAVAETESAVTSAKPERTPGEANPAQPAATVAPVPTSVTADAPAAEPVPAPRPAARTTTASKATSAGKPATQPSHGPAATPHQAQRTAPVTAANGSAAPPDATTPPAAAAAPPAKPAEAIKPVEDPLPEPPRSPQFEELILPAASVIGLQVETTLSSERARVEDRVDARVSRDVMSSGRVAIPAGSRVIGSVTTVERGGKVKDQARLGIRFHTLVLADGSQVPLHTDAVYRVGEEPSNGSTKKIGGAAIGGAIIGAILGGGKGAAIGGATGAAGGTAAVMAGDRSAATLRQGEYLNVKLAAPATITVERRE
- a CDS encoding pyridoxal-dependent decarboxylase, translated to MSDFRDNARFLSDWIAAYLDDPSRYPVLARVTPGDIRDALPSHAPEHGETFAQIFADFERVLVPGLTHWNHPGFFAYFASSASEPGVLAEFLSAALNQQAMLWRTSPAATELEEVALGWLRRLIGLPDVFEGVIYDTASISTLHALAAAREAAVPDVRRAGLAGRADLKGVRVYASEQAHSSVDKAVIALGLGHDALIRISVDAAFRMEPARLADRLRADRDAGLLPIAVVATVGSTSTTSVDPVAAIADICAAHGVWLHVDAAYAGVAAMVPGWEWILDGAARADSLVVNPHKWLFTPFDLSAFYCRRMDMVRAAFSLTPEYLKTSEGDAGVTNLMDTGIQLGRRFRALKLWMILRHFGAAGLRARIAEHMRLARLFASWVDASDTYELAAPVPFSVVCFRMRGTRGDADHQRVLDAVNASGEVFLSHTKLDGRFVLRLAIGHLLTAESHVRRAWELLNSAV
- a CDS encoding outer membrane beta-barrel protein, with the protein product MSVRKWLLSAAVVTAASLAMPGIASADWFITPFVGWNAGGSADVNGSDGSTRASEFEHKADYGVSIAGMGKGIIGAEFDFGYSPNFFSTTTDANGFAFSSGNNVATLTGNLIVGAPVGGHGAQIRPYAVGGLGLIRSNVGATGFFDATTANDFGFDVGAGLAGFFTQNIGLRGDVRYFRSFNGSNNGVGLSNFHFWRTSIGVSFKF
- the argH gene encoding argininosuccinate lyase; the encoded protein is MAHLWSGRFAGDPDAELFAFGASFRFDRRLFQDDVRGSLAWANALARAGVLSPDAAAAIDGGLRSILARGATDPGFVSDAHGDEDVHAFVERELVALVGEAGRRLHTGRSRNEQVAVDLRLYVKRRVPSILAGIAGLVRSLVALADRAGDALMPSYTHLRRAQPVLVAHFLLSHAAALRRDAARLTAVLGEVDELPLGSGAIAGTAYPIDVAALARDLGFSRLARNSMDVSGDRDFVAGFLHAASVGMVHLSRIAEDFILFTSEEFGFFELDDRAATGSSLMPQKKNPDPLELVRGKSGRVIGHLTGWLVSMKGLAAGYNKDLQEDKEALFDAEDTWLACLRATASVVDGLTPNPVVTGRAASGLLLATDVADYLVAKGLPFRDAHEVVGAMVRRLVTERRSFEDLSLDEWRSHSALFGDDVRGAITAMASVEKKQTPQSTNPKAVAAALDETREWLKRVEAEG
- a CDS encoding argininosuccinate synthase gives rise to the protein MDTPRIVLAYSGGLDTSAAIAWIAERYAAEVIAVTLDFGQGRELTGVRERALAVGAARAHVLDVRDEFAADYILPALQAGALYEDRYPLATALSRPLLARKLVEVARMEGSTIIAHGCNGQANDELRIELGVRALDPSMTVLAPARIWGMTREQLIDYARARRIPIPAHIDSPYTVDTNLWGRSIERGVLEDPWQESPEDVYTLTRAPRDCPDEPAYVEIEFEQGVPLRANGVEMPLVELIESLETIAGAHGVGRIDMVENAAAGGKSREIYEAPAAVLLHTAHSELEKLVVPRDLERLGHDLGRAYADLAYTGRWFSPTREAIDAFMRTVQPRVTGAVRLKLFKGDCRVVGRRSPLAIEADNPLSTVPPPHAARAAAASPPASEGSVH